The segment CCGATCCATGTCGATCGGGTCGCCGATGACGGGCGTATGGTCCATGCGCTTGTCCAGCCCGTACACGACGGCGCCCTCGGGCGTGTGCAGCACGGGGTTGATGGCGTCGATGATCGAGTGCGTGACGTTCACGAACTCGAGCTCGACCTGCCCCGAATCGCCGATCGACATCGTCTCGCCCGCTTCCATCTCCACGAGGTCGTTCTCGACGCCGAACTTCTGCTCGCCCTCGATCTGCTGTTCCACGAGCGCGTTCGTGAACGGCGTCGCGACGATCGGCGCGTCGTAGCGATGCGCGAGCTTGCTGAGCGCGCCGATGTGGTCGAGGTGGCCGTGCGTCGGCACGATCGCCTGCACGTCGCCCTCGAGGTCGCTCATGATGCGGTCGTCCGGGATCGCCCCCATGTCGATGAGGTCCAGACTGTGCATCTTCTCGGTCTCGACGTTGTCGTGGATGAGGACCTTCGACAGGTTCAGCCCCATGTCGAACACGACGACGTCGTTCCCGGCCCGTACGGCGGTCATCTGGCGGCCGACTTCCTCGTAGCCGCCGATCGTGGCGATTTCGATTTCCATGGCTGTTGCACCGAAAGCCCGTCGCGACGACGGGCGACTCCTGTATGTAAATACCCGCGATTGTCCGATTGCAGTGGCCCCGGCGTCTTGCAGCGCGTCGGCGTGCAACCCGCTATGCCACGTCCGTCGACGGTCGGAAGTCGGCCGGCAGCGGGTCCGACTCCGGACGCAGCACTTGCCCGCGGGCGTATTGGTGACTGAACCATGACGCTCGGACCCTAAAAAGACCGTGGGTTGCCTCGACGGTATCAGCCGCCCGCGACTGTCTCCGCAGACGGACACCCAGAACCTCGACGGTGGCACGCGACATATCCTCGAACACGACCACCCAGAGAGCTCCGTCGAGCGCGCCGCCCCTTTCAATCCCGCCCGACTGCACTGCACCCGCGACCGCACTGCACCCGCGACCGCACTGCACCCGCGACCGCACTCCATCCGCGACCGCACCGGACCTTGCCCTTCCCCTGCTCGAAGCACGCGCCAGCTGGCGCGTGCTTCGACCGGCCCGGTTGCTGGCGGCGAGTAGTTTTCGACGATGCACTGGCGCGCGGTATCGGGACGGTGCGAACGAAGGTGAGCGCCGTCCCGTTGATATCGTGCGAGGGACGACCCCGACGGCGACCGGAGGGAGTCGTCGCGGGAGTCGGCTGGGGAGGGTGAGGCTGCGGTGCGGTCGCGGTGCTGGTGCGGTGGGGTAGAAGCACAGCGCCCACCGCTCGACCCTGCCCGGACCCCGCAAGCACCCTGGTTCGAACGGGGGCAAGCCACCGTCCGTCATCACGAAAGAGCGCACGCGCTCCCTCCGTCGACAGCGAAGCGAGAAGCGCAGCGGGGTCCCGGCCAGCGAAGCGTCGTAGTCGCCTCGTGGCGTGTAACCGGCCGAATGCCGCGAACAAGATCGAGCGAGCAGGGCATTCTGGCCGAAATCGTTCGCACCACCAATCCACGACAGCAGACGAGAATTCCATACCCGAACGATGTGACCGAAACGGAACCTGTCAGGAGCGGCGTCCTATATACAGCTGAACTACCGACCACAAGTGCATCCGCCGAGCGAGCGACTGCGAGCGAGGCGGTTCACCGGACGCGAGCGACCGCAGGGAGCGAGTCGTCCGGTCTTTTTCACCCATGTTTTTGCGCTGAGCGGTTCCCGCTGCGAACGGAGTGAGCGAGGGAACCCGAGGCGGAAAAAGATGGTTCCGCACGCTCCACCTACCAGGCGGTTCGCTACGAGATCCTCGAAATGTTCTACGTCGTGAGGCGTTCAATGGTCCCGCCGCTCTGTAGCTCGTGGGGGGACGAGCCGCTCCTCGAATGCCGTTGATTCGGTCACACCCCCTGATCCGAGGAACGTGCGTTTTATAACGCCGACGCGGGAACTGGTTCGTACGACTATGCCGAACTCGCACGGCCCCCGCAAGAAGACACGGAACAAGCTGAAGAACAATCCCCGAGACCGGGGCACGTCCGCCCCCCAGCGAGCCATCCAGGAGTTCGAGCAGGGCCAGAAGGTCCACCTCAAGATCGACCCCTCGGTGGCAGACGGCCGGTTCCACCCGCGCTTCCACGGACTGACGGGCGAGGTCGAGGGCAAACAGGGCGCGGCGTTCAAGGTCGCCATCACGGACGGTGGGAAGGAGAAGACCATCATCGCCAGTGCCGCGCACCTGAAGGCCCAGCAGTAGGATGACGATATTCAAGGAGAAGCTCGACGAGGAGTTCCTGACGTTCGCGGAGACGAAGGAACTGCTCGACGAGGTGGAGGCCGACCGGGCGCTGGACGAGGACCGCGAGATGCGGTACGAGCTGGCGCGCGCCATCGAGCACGTCAACCGCTTCACGGTGCTCGACCCCGAGGAGTCCCTCGAACTCGTCGAGGAACTCCAGACGCTAGAGAAGGTCGACGAGGCGACGGCGTACAAGATCGCGAACCTCCTGCCGGAGGACCGCACGGAGCTGCGGTCGGTGTACGCGAAGCAGCGGTACACGCTCGACGGCGAGGAACTCGACGAGATCCTGAACGTCATCGCGAAGTACGTCTGAGTCCCCGCCGCCATCTTTTAAATACGTCGTCGTCGTACGTGCTGGTATCATGAGTGATTCAACGGACGACGAGCGGGTCGCGGTCGTCCTCGACATCTTCCCGAACGGCCGCTCGGACGGTCGGCACGGTTCTCGACCGATGGCGTACGCGCTCGACGTCATGGACTTCACGCTGAAGGAGGTCGTGTTCGAGGACACGCCCGACGTCGGGATGGACGACGAACTCGTCGTCGAACCGCCCGGCGAGGGCGTGCGCGGCGTGTACCCGATCGAGTACGAGGACGTGTCCTCGAGCGCGCAGTCCGAACTGGAGTACATCGTGGCGGAGCTCGTGGAGGACGAGGAGGACCGGTTCGTGGCGTTCTACAACGACGCGCAACCGATCACGCTCCGCTTGCACCAGCTGAATCTCCTGCCCGGGATCGGGAAGAAGCTCCGGAACGGCATCCTCGACGAACGCAAGCGCAAGCCGTTCGAGAGTTTCGCGGACCTCGACGACCGCGTCGCCGGGCTCCACGACCCCGCGGGGGTGCTCGTCGAGCGCATTCTCGAGGAGATCCGCGAGGACGACCTGAAGTACAAGACGTTCGTCGGCCGCGACGAGGACGCCTGACGGAGGCACCTACGACGAACGCGCACTCGCGGTCCTCCGGGACTGGTTCTCTCGCGTGCGTCGTCGAGTGCGTCCCGCTGGGTTTACCCGGTCGGGCGTGTTACGGGCGGGTAATCGATGAGAGACCCCGAGGGCTTACTGGCTCGTGCCGGCGTGCGTGGGGATCCGAATCGCGACCAGCACTTCCTCGTGGACGACCGCGTGCTCGACCGGTTGCCGTC is part of the Halorubellus sp. JP-L1 genome and harbors:
- a CDS encoding 50S ribosomal protein L21e gives rise to the protein MPNSHGPRKKTRNKLKNNPRDRGTSAPQRAIQEFEQGQKVHLKIDPSVADGRFHPRFHGLTGEVEGKQGAAFKVAITDGGKEKTIIASAAHLKAQQ
- a CDS encoding RNA polymerase Rpb4 family protein; translated protein: MTIFKEKLDEEFLTFAETKELLDEVEADRALDEDREMRYELARAIEHVNRFTVLDPEESLELVEELQTLEKVDEATAYKIANLLPEDRTELRSVYAKQRYTLDGEELDEILNVIAKYV
- a CDS encoding DUF655 domain-containing protein is translated as MSDSTDDERVAVVLDIFPNGRSDGRHGSRPMAYALDVMDFTLKEVVFEDTPDVGMDDELVVEPPGEGVRGVYPIEYEDVSSSAQSELEYIVAELVEDEEDRFVAFYNDAQPITLRLHQLNLLPGIGKKLRNGILDERKRKPFESFADLDDRVAGLHDPAGVLVERILEEIREDDLKYKTFVGRDEDA